A single window of Agromyces aureus DNA harbors:
- a CDS encoding TetR/AcrR family transcriptional regulator, translated as MTMIDGRRARGDASRRIVLAHAADLASMEGLDGLSIGRLAAEADVSKSGIATLFGSKEQLQLATVAAAAERFTATVIEPARVQPRGIRRLTALLDRVVAYSEDRVFPGGCFFSASAADFHSKPGPVRDALADQLESWLGYLAASARFATSQGELPLLDDPDQLAFELQGTFEWMNLMAVIREADSAVHYARARKAYHGRLIAYGGDPAIAELVLEPGAAIR; from the coding sequence ATGACGATGATCGACGGCAGACGGGCTCGCGGGGACGCCTCGCGACGGATCGTGCTCGCGCACGCCGCCGACCTCGCCTCGATGGAGGGCCTCGACGGCCTCTCGATCGGGCGTCTCGCCGCCGAGGCGGACGTGAGCAAGAGCGGCATCGCGACGCTGTTCGGCTCGAAGGAGCAGCTGCAGCTCGCGACCGTCGCCGCGGCGGCCGAACGGTTCACCGCGACCGTGATCGAACCCGCACGGGTGCAGCCACGCGGCATCCGTCGCCTGACCGCGCTGCTCGACCGCGTCGTCGCGTACTCCGAGGATCGCGTCTTCCCTGGCGGCTGCTTCTTCTCCGCCAGCGCGGCCGACTTCCACTCCAAGCCGGGCCCGGTGCGCGACGCCCTCGCCGACCAGCTCGAGAGCTGGCTCGGCTACCTCGCGGCCTCCGCCCGCTTCGCGACCTCGCAGGGCGAACTGCCCCTGCTCGACGACCCCGACCAGCTCGCCTTCGAACTGCAGGGCACGTTCGAGTGGATGAACCTGATGGCCGTCATCCGCGAGGCCGACAGCGCGGTGCACTACGCCCGCGCCCGCAAGGCGTACCACGGGCGCCTCATCGCCTACGGCGGCGACCCGGCGATCGCCGAGCTCGTCCTCGAGCCCGGCGCCGCGATTCGCTAG